One genomic window of Candidatus Trichorickettsia mobilis includes the following:
- a CDS encoding ATP F0F1 synthase subunit B (Produces ATP from ADP in the presence of a proton gradient across the membrane. Subunit B is part of the membrane proton channel.): protein MMSFFNESFCLAICFLIFLYFAYRPIKASIIKALNTRIELIKAQLLEAQSLKNDAELLLNKTEQQLSQLSSIREKMILEAKASADFLFAKQNQEIEALLEYKKSETINALNNQRLQAYNQLKTELITDVKKLVTAYFKASNNASLSDIEIAKNLHGKN, encoded by the coding sequence ATGATGTCCTTCTTTAATGAAAGCTTTTGCCTGGCTATCTGTTTTCTTATTTTTCTATATTTTGCCTATAGGCCAATAAAAGCTTCTATTATCAAAGCATTAAATACTAGAATTGAGCTAATTAAAGCACAATTATTAGAAGCTCAATCATTAAAAAATGATGCAGAATTATTGTTAAACAAAACCGAACAACAACTAAGTCAACTTTCATCGATACGTGAAAAAATGATACTTGAAGCTAAAGCTTCCGCAGATTTTTTGTTTGCTAAGCAAAACCAGGAAATTGAGGCATTACTTGAATATAAGAAATCTGAGACTATAAATGCACTTAATAATCAAAGGCTCCAAGCTTACAATCAATTAAAAACTGAATTAATCACTGATGTAAAAAAACTGGTGACTGCATATTTCAAAGCTTCAAACAACGCATCCTTGTCTGATATAGAAATAGCAAAAAATCTTCATGGAAAGAATTGA
- a CDS encoding lysozyme: MEKQIMHRFTSSAGIMLIKQFEGFSKVPYICAGGCPTIGYGHKLAANEQYDSLSEETAEQILISDLFGAERAVVRYIDVELSDYQFDALVSFTFNCGAGALQRSTLRQKINYQLYDEAGTEFLKWVYAGSKKIIGLVCRRRLESRLFAGILGEN, translated from the coding sequence ATGGAAAAACAAATAATGCATAGATTTACTAGTAGTGCTGGTATTATGTTGATTAAGCAATTTGAAGGTTTTAGTAAAGTGCCATATATTTGTGCAGGAGGGTGTCCCACTATAGGATATGGTCATAAATTGGCTGCAAATGAGCAATATGATTCTTTGTCTGAGGAAACTGCAGAACAAATTCTGATCAGTGATTTATTTGGTGCAGAAAGAGCAGTGGTGCGCTATATTGATGTTGAATTATCAGATTATCAGTTTGATGCGTTAGTGTCTTTTACCTTTAATTGTGGTGCCGGAGCATTGCAGCGTTCAACCCTAAGACAGAAGATTAATTATCAACTTTATGATGAAGCTGGTACAGAGTTTTTGAAATGGGTATATGCAGGATCAAAAAAAATAATTGGTTTGGTGTGTAGGCGTAGGCTTGAAAGTCGTCTTTTCGCCGGTATACTTGGTGAAAATTGA
- a CDS encoding F0F1 ATP synthase subunit C, whose protein sequence is MEMMSIKFIGVGLMAFGMLGAAIGVGNIFSSLLNAIARNPSAADQLQRLALIGAGLAEAMGLFSFVIAMLLIFS, encoded by the coding sequence ATGGAAATGATGTCTATTAAGTTTATTGGAGTAGGATTAATGGCTTTCGGAATGCTTGGAGCTGCTATTGGTGTTGGTAATATTTTTTCTTCATTACTAAACGCAATCGCACGTAATCCTTCTGCTGCTGATCAACTACAGCGCCTTGCTCTTATAGGGGCAGGTTTAGCAGAAGCTATGGGCTTATTTTCCTTTGTTATTGCGATGCTATTAATTTTCTCTTAA
- a CDS encoding phage tail protein — protein sequence MNSEYLSNKRNAVVKLPIALSVFEAKRLGKLILKNAQVEDKIIKFILPITNGLIFEPVDFITFSHLNQKYQIRIITISINRLSLTITGIVDDLTSYYLPVMIGLLDLTYQEPIDHKFLVVDLPVGMEFQLHEAYVAVYLYSNTKQSLHVSLALADGRQLDYINIANNLMPRGGIGVLASAQITSSANIFLIDELSSFTIFYRDFEKDVAAGWNLALCGAEIIKFNKWSQVADNLYQVSQLIRGCFATENYIHTHLAGENFVLLNNYASLIAVSKALEQRTLSFKLARLELMQQLVFSNKSQKLPAPFIDHCQLTAGKLEVSWRQRSCRQDDWVSANINEKCEFTINVTTENQSHYFTTQEQKLIINCNELALSGEVNISIMAQDHGTHRKSSDTTIRRILDIRGYKRI from the coding sequence ATAAATAGTGAATATTTAAGCAATAAGCGTAATGCAGTAGTGAAATTACCGATAGCTTTATCCGTTTTTGAAGCTAAAAGATTAGGAAAATTAATTTTAAAGAATGCTCAAGTCGAAGATAAGATCATAAAATTTATACTGCCGATAACCAATGGTCTGATATTTGAGCCGGTTGACTTTATCACCTTCTCTCATTTAAATCAAAAATATCAGATTAGAATAATTACGATTAGCATTAACAGGCTCTCACTAACAATAACCGGCATTGTTGATGATCTTACCAGCTATTATTTGCCGGTAATGATTGGGTTGCTAGATTTAACATATCAGGAGCCGATAGATCATAAATTTTTAGTAGTTGATTTACCGGTTGGGATGGAATTTCAGCTGCATGAGGCTTATGTGGCCGTATATTTATATAGTAATACTAAACAATCATTACATGTTTCATTAGCACTAGCTGATGGCCGACAGCTTGATTATATAAATATTGCTAACAATTTAATGCCTCGTGGTGGCATTGGCGTGTTAGCATCAGCACAAATAACATCGTCTGCCAATATCTTCTTAATTGATGAGCTATCCAGTTTCACTATATTTTATCGTGATTTTGAAAAAGATGTTGCTGCTGGTTGGAATTTAGCTTTATGCGGAGCGGAGATAATCAAATTCAATAAATGGTCGCAAGTCGCTGACAATTTATACCAAGTCAGTCAGCTTATTAGAGGGTGTTTTGCAACCGAGAACTATATCCACACTCATCTTGCCGGAGAAAATTTTGTTTTACTGAATAATTATGCATCATTAATTGCCGTATCAAAAGCATTGGAACAAAGAACCTTATCATTTAAATTGGCTAGACTGGAGCTAATGCAACAATTAGTTTTTAGCAATAAATCACAAAAATTACCAGCGCCTTTTATTGATCATTGCCAATTAACCGCAGGAAAACTTGAGGTTAGCTGGCGTCAGCGATCATGTCGTCAAGATGATTGGGTCTCAGCTAATATTAATGAGAAATGTGAATTTACTATTAATGTAACCACTGAAAATCAATCTCATTACTTTACTACTCAAGAACAAAAATTAATCATAAATTGTAATGAATTAGCTCTTAGTGGTGAGGTCAATATTAGTATAATGGCTCAAGATCATGGTACTCACCGCAAATCATCTGATACTACTATTAGGAGAATCTTAGATATTCGGGGATATAAGAGAATTTGA
- a CDS encoding IS630 family transposase, with amino-acid sequence MKKYEAEEKVIVFTDESGFVHSAPRTHGYSAKGKRCYGVHDWHPSKRTNVIGALVGKSLLTVSIFDGNVNTVIFNSWVEQDLIPKLPNNSVVVTDNASFHKSPYLKTMIEKAGHILEYLPPYSPDLNPIEPKWAQAKSRRRKYRCDVDTLFEKYML; translated from the coding sequence ATAAAAAAGTACGAGGCAGAGGAAAAAGTTATTGTCTTTACCGATGAGAGCGGGTTTGTCCATAGCGCGCCTAGAACTCACGGATATTCGGCAAAAGGCAAGAGGTGTTATGGTGTTCATGATTGGCATCCGTCAAAAAGAACTAATGTTATAGGGGCATTAGTAGGTAAATCGCTGCTAACCGTGTCAATTTTTGACGGCAATGTTAATACAGTTATTTTTAACAGCTGGGTAGAACAAGATTTAATACCGAAATTACCTAATAATTCCGTGGTTGTGACAGACAATGCAAGTTTCCATAAAAGTCCGTATTTAAAAACTATGATAGAAAAAGCTGGTCATATATTGGAGTACTTACCGCCTTATTCTCCTGATTTGAATCCTATTGAACCAAAATGGGCTCAAGCTAAATCTAGAAGAAGGAAATATCGCTGTGACGTAGACACTCTGTTTGAAAAGTACATGTTATAA
- a CDS encoding ribonuclease HII translates to MQTPNLFLEQQWPKAIIAGVDEAGRGSLAGPVVAAAVIIQQDHLITGINDSKKLSRATRESLYNQIIHHYSWAVGIVSAAEIDQTNILIATKKACILAVANLSILADIVLIDGNMKFTDARYRSIINGDNLSLSIAAASIIAKVTRDHLMFELDQQFPQYLWHRNVGYGTKQHINAIKQYGLSSYHRKSFKLKSGI, encoded by the coding sequence ATGCAAACACCAAACTTATTTCTTGAACAACAATGGCCTAAAGCAATCATAGCTGGAGTAGATGAAGCTGGGAGAGGGTCACTGGCAGGACCTGTAGTTGCCGCCGCCGTAATTATACAACAAGATCATCTTATTACAGGAATCAATGATTCCAAGAAGCTCTCACGCGCCACCAGAGAAAGCTTGTATAATCAAATCATTCATCATTATAGCTGGGCTGTGGGTATAGTTTCAGCCGCAGAAATAGATCAAACTAATATTCTTATTGCCACTAAAAAAGCTTGTATATTAGCTGTTGCCAATTTAAGCATCCTAGCTGATATTGTACTGATTGATGGTAATATGAAATTTACCGACGCCAGATATCGTAGTATTATCAACGGTGATAATTTGTCACTCTCAATCGCTGCAGCCTCGATTATTGCCAAAGTTACCAGAGATCATTTAATGTTTGAATTAGATCAGCAGTTTCCCCAATATTTATGGCATCGAAATGTTGGATATGGTACCAAACAACATATAAATGCAATTAAACAATATGGATTATCTTCATATCATCGAAAAAGCTTCAAATTAAAAAGCGGGATCTAA
- a CDS encoding F0F1 ATP synthase subunit A → MTETTHNPLSQFSIKKLINLDLFGVDISFTNSACLMSIAGIIALSYLTVALRPKQLIPSKLQLSAELLYNLIASMLEQNVGTQGRKFIPLIFSLFMFILLCNLLGLIPYSFTVTSHISITFALAMMVFFTIVIISFANHGLKFMKIFLPHGTPWWLAPLMIIIELFAFLARPVSLSLRLAANMIAGHVLLKVVAGFVISLGLLLKILPIPFVVALIGFEVFVAILQAYIFTILTCVYLNDAINLH, encoded by the coding sequence ATGACCGAAACCACTCATAACCCTTTATCTCAATTTAGCATTAAAAAACTAATTAATCTTGATTTATTCGGAGTTGATATTAGCTTTACTAATTCTGCTTGTCTAATGAGCATAGCTGGGATAATTGCCTTATCTTATTTAACTGTTGCATTACGTCCAAAGCAGCTAATTCCTTCAAAATTACAATTGAGTGCTGAACTATTATACAATTTAATAGCTTCAATGTTGGAACAAAATGTTGGAACTCAAGGTCGAAAATTTATACCGTTGATCTTTTCATTATTTATGTTTATCCTACTCTGTAATTTACTCGGTCTGATACCATATAGTTTTACCGTGACTAGTCATATCTCTATTACCTTTGCTCTAGCAATGATGGTCTTCTTTACCATAGTGATCATTAGTTTTGCCAATCATGGATTGAAATTTATGAAGATATTTCTGCCCCATGGTACACCGTGGTGGCTGGCACCGCTAATGATTATTATTGAATTATTTGCTTTTCTTGCACGTCCGGTAAGTCTATCTTTAAGACTTGCTGCCAACATGATCGCTGGCCATGTGTTATTAAAAGTGGTAGCTGGGTTTGTTATATCTTTAGGGTTATTGTTAAAGATTTTACCAATTCCATTTGTTGTGGCTTTGATTGGCTTCGAGGTTTTTGTGGCAATTTTACAAGCCTATATATTTACCATTTTAACATGTGTATATTTAAACGATGCTATTAATCTGCATTGA
- the rfbD gene encoding dTDP-4-dehydrorhamnose reductase, with product MKILLFGKNGQVGFELQRTLATLGEVKALGSKELDITNFLELRNCIRQYAPNVIVNAAAYTAVDKAETTPELAYLTNSEAITVMAEEAKLLNAWLIHYSTDYVFNGAKASPYIENDNTAPLSIYGKSKKAGEDAIIASNCKHLILRTSWVYATHGANFAKTILRLAKERDKLSIVNDQFGAPTSAELISDITALILYRIFYDPDLTVTADTDLSFQSTSGIYHLVASGKTSWYGFAVRLIEDAIAEGAELKCRADNIKPISTSDYPLPAKRPINSSLDTSKLRKKFGLTIPDWELHSKRFISTLLSN from the coding sequence ATGAAAATATTATTATTTGGTAAAAATGGTCAAGTAGGCTTTGAGTTGCAGAGAACTCTTGCAACGCTTGGTGAAGTCAAAGCTCTGGGCAGCAAAGAGCTTGATATAACAAATTTCTTGGAATTAAGAAATTGTATTCGTCAGTATGCTCCTAATGTCATAGTAAATGCGGCGGCTTATACTGCAGTAGATAAGGCTGAGACAACCCCTGAACTAGCTTATCTTACCAATTCTGAAGCAATTACCGTGATGGCTGAAGAAGCAAAATTATTGAATGCCTGGCTAATTCACTATTCAACAGACTATGTCTTTAATGGAGCTAAAGCTTCTCCATATATTGAAAACGATAACACAGCACCTCTTAGTATTTACGGTAAAAGCAAGAAAGCGGGAGAAGATGCTATTATAGCATCTAACTGCAAACATTTGATCTTACGCACCAGCTGGGTTTATGCTACTCATGGGGCAAATTTTGCTAAAACGATACTGAGACTTGCCAAGGAAAGAGATAAATTATCAATTGTCAATGATCAATTTGGGGCTCCAACAAGTGCCGAATTAATATCAGACATAACTGCTTTGATACTGTACAGAATATTTTATGATCCAGATCTGACAGTAACCGCAGATACGGATCTCTCGTTTCAAAGCACTTCGGGTATATATCACTTAGTAGCATCTGGAAAAACCTCTTGGTATGGATTTGCAGTTAGGCTAATTGAAGACGCGATTGCCGAAGGTGCTGAGCTAAAATGTAGAGCAGATAACATAAAACCAATTTCTACGTCAGATTACCCTCTTCCAGCTAAGCGCCCCATCAATTCAAGTCTTGATACTAGCAAATTAAGAAAAAAATTTGGACTCACCATTCCTGATTGGGAGCTTCATTCCAAGCGATTTATATCAACTTTGTTAAGCAATTAG
- a CDS encoding IS630 transposase-related protein has product MTYSIDFRKKVLAIKEKEKMSFESISKRFGVGKNTVFVWTKKISPLKNRNRASKKIPIDKLREDVVQYSDAYQYERAERLGVSKSGIQKALKKLNITYKKSFKTSEGKRRREVRISE; this is encoded by the coding sequence ATGACATATTCGATAGATTTTAGAAAGAAAGTACTGGCTATCAAAGAAAAAGAGAAGATGAGTTTTGAATCAATATCAAAACGTTTTGGAGTAGGAAAAAACACGGTATTTGTATGGACTAAAAAAATATCTCCTCTAAAGAATAGGAATAGAGCTTCGAAAAAAATACCGATTGATAAATTGAGAGAAGACGTGGTGCAATATAGTGACGCGTATCAATATGAAAGAGCTGAGCGGTTAGGAGTGAGTAAATCTGGAATACAAAAAGCATTAAAGAAGTTGAACATTACGTATAAAAAAAGCTTTAAAACATCCGAAGGCAAAAGAAGAAGAGAGGTTAGAATTTCAGAATAA
- a CDS encoding AtpZ/AtpI family protein, whose amino-acid sequence MDDNELNNIFARIKKFQNNKSSTKTPDTKSINPWIIAIELVSGAIVGIIIGHFFDKIFDSKPLFLIICLSLGLIASFKTIWQKINDRNHS is encoded by the coding sequence GTGGATGATAATGAATTAAATAATATTTTTGCTAGAATTAAAAAATTTCAAAACAACAAAAGCTCTACCAAAACACCAGACACAAAATCAATAAATCCTTGGATAATTGCCATAGAGTTGGTATCAGGTGCTATTGTGGGGATAATAATTGGACATTTTTTTGATAAAATATTTGATTCCAAACCATTATTTCTTATAATCTGCTTATCACTTGGGCTCATAGCAAGTTTTAAAACTATTTGGCAAAAGATTAATGACCGAAACCACTCATAA
- a CDS encoding IS91 family transposase: protein MIGVIGVDFTEKYSELRYGIIFNVTKVILCGTKYLGFKSYSCPTCDHGKSVVFSCKGRFCSRCGKKQTDQWISKATNVLPKTRWQHITFTMPDSLWPIFWLNRNLFGLISAVAAGIIKEIATKKKIVVAIFTALHTFGRDLKRNVHIHLSVTCGGIDSKGNWRKLFFPAEPIKKMWRHRILELFRSEYASSNLKLPSKYQNDGDFNNWMIGLYEISWYVYLQKPSDDHKRNINYLGRYIKRPPISEARIEEYDGLQVTFRFLDHYNNTIDHVTMPVLQFISSLIMHIPDRYFRIIRYYGFLSNRTRGIQLPIVYKAINQIIPKKIKSLNWRLMIWLNFKKDPLSCPNCNQFMSLRQVYYGLSPPLLLVKINELL, encoded by the coding sequence TTGATCGGGGTAATTGGCGTCGATTTCACTGAAAAATATAGCGAGCTGAGGTATGGTATTATCTTTAACGTTACTAAAGTTATATTGTGCGGAACGAAATATTTAGGATTTAAGAGTTATAGCTGCCCTACATGTGATCACGGTAAATCAGTAGTATTTAGTTGTAAAGGTAGATTTTGTTCTCGTTGCGGTAAGAAGCAAACAGATCAATGGATAAGTAAAGCTACCAATGTTCTACCAAAGACACGTTGGCAGCACATTACATTTACAATGCCCGACTCATTATGGCCAATATTTTGGCTTAATCGCAATCTGTTTGGATTAATTTCTGCTGTTGCCGCCGGAATTATTAAGGAAATAGCAACAAAGAAAAAGATTGTAGTCGCTATATTTACTGCCCTGCACACCTTCGGTAGAGATTTAAAACGTAATGTTCATATCCATTTATCGGTTACTTGCGGCGGTATAGATAGCAAGGGTAATTGGCGTAAATTATTTTTCCCTGCCGAGCCTATTAAAAAAATGTGGAGACATAGAATTCTTGAGTTATTTCGCTCAGAATACGCCTCAAGTAATTTGAAATTACCGTCGAAATATCAAAATGATGGCGATTTTAACAACTGGATGATCGGCCTATATGAAATCAGTTGGTATGTTTATTTGCAAAAACCATCAGACGATCATAAACGCAACATAAACTATTTAGGGCGATATATAAAACGACCTCCTATTTCTGAGGCAAGAATAGAGGAATATGATGGACTGCAAGTAACGTTTAGATTTCTTGACCACTACAATAACACGATTGATCACGTCACAATGCCTGTACTGCAGTTTATATCTAGCCTGATTATGCACATACCCGATCGTTATTTTCGAATAATAAGGTACTACGGCTTTTTATCTAACAGAACTAGAGGAATACAACTACCTATTGTATATAAGGCGATAAACCAAATTATACCTAAGAAAATCAAGTCATTGAACTGGAGATTAATGATTTGGTTAAACTTTAAAAAAGATCCGTTATCTTGTCCAAACTGTAATCAATTTATGAGCCTGAGACAGGTTTATTACGGTTTATCTCCACCCTTGTTATTAGTGAAGATCAATGAATTATTGTGA